From the Micromonospora sediminicola genome, one window contains:
- a CDS encoding acyl-CoA dehydrogenase family protein, with the protein MSDPLLFHPHHYDPADLDETSRRLLRATVDWFETRGKRALVDSYNTHEWYADFLAFAAREGLFATFLTPSADGGDDKDKRWDTARNAALSEILGFYGLGYWYTWQVTVLGLGPVWQSGNAAARAHAADLLDQGHVMAFALSERSHGADIYATDMLLTPDGEGGFRATGGKYYIGNGNVAGLVSVFGRRADVEGPEGYVFFAADSRHPAYRLVRNVVNAQMYVSEFRLEDYPVRERDVLHTGPAAFDAALNTVNIGKFNLCTASIGICEHAMYEAVTHAHGRVLYGRRVTDFPHVRRELTDAYARLVAMKLFSDRAVDYFRSAGPDDRRYLLFNPMTKMKVTTEGEKVIDLLWDVIAAKGFEADTYFDKAAKDIRGLPKLEGTVHVNLALILKFMPNYLFRPQPHPAVPTRRDAADDEFLFRQGPARGLGAIRFHDWRAAYDAHAHLPNVARFREQADGLVALLAAHAPDETQQRDLDFLLTIGQLFALVVYGQLILEQAELTGLDAALRDEIFDLLVRDFSGYATELHGKAATTDEQAAWALAHVRRPVVDADRTARVWQRVVDLAGAYEMRQ; encoded by the coding sequence GTGAGCGACCCGCTGCTGTTCCACCCGCACCACTACGACCCCGCCGACCTCGACGAGACCTCGCGCCGGCTGCTGCGCGCCACCGTCGACTGGTTCGAGACCCGGGGCAAGCGCGCCCTGGTCGACAGCTACAACACGCACGAGTGGTACGCCGACTTCCTCGCCTTCGCCGCCCGGGAAGGTCTCTTCGCCACCTTCCTCACCCCGTCCGCCGACGGCGGCGACGACAAGGACAAGCGCTGGGACACCGCCCGCAACGCGGCACTCAGCGAGATCCTCGGCTTCTACGGCCTCGGCTACTGGTACACCTGGCAGGTCACCGTGCTCGGCCTCGGGCCGGTGTGGCAGAGCGGCAACGCCGCCGCCCGGGCCCACGCCGCCGACCTGCTCGACCAGGGCCACGTGATGGCCTTCGCGCTCTCCGAGCGCTCACACGGCGCCGACATCTACGCCACCGACATGCTGCTCACCCCCGACGGCGAGGGCGGTTTCCGGGCCACCGGCGGCAAGTACTACATCGGCAACGGCAACGTCGCCGGCCTGGTCTCGGTCTTCGGCCGGCGCGCCGACGTCGAGGGCCCGGAGGGGTACGTGTTCTTCGCCGCCGACAGCCGGCACCCGGCGTACCGGCTGGTCCGCAACGTGGTCAACGCCCAGATGTACGTCTCCGAGTTCCGGCTGGAGGACTACCCGGTGCGGGAGCGGGACGTGCTGCACACCGGCCCGGCCGCGTTCGACGCCGCGCTGAACACGGTGAACATCGGCAAGTTCAACCTCTGCACCGCGTCCATCGGCATCTGCGAGCACGCCATGTACGAGGCGGTCACCCACGCCCACGGCCGCGTGCTCTACGGCCGGCGGGTCACCGACTTCCCGCACGTGCGCCGCGAGCTGACCGACGCGTACGCCCGCCTGGTGGCGATGAAGCTGTTCAGCGACCGGGCGGTGGACTACTTCCGCTCGGCCGGCCCGGACGACCGTCGCTACCTGCTGTTCAACCCGATGACCAAGATGAAGGTCACCACCGAGGGCGAGAAGGTGATCGACCTGCTCTGGGACGTGATCGCCGCGAAGGGCTTCGAGGCCGACACCTACTTCGACAAGGCCGCCAAGGACATCCGCGGCCTGCCGAAGCTGGAGGGCACGGTGCACGTCAACCTGGCCCTGATCCTCAAGTTCATGCCGAACTACCTGTTCCGGCCGCAGCCGCACCCGGCGGTGCCGACCCGGCGGGACGCGGCCGACGACGAGTTCCTGTTCCGCCAGGGCCCGGCCCGGGGGCTCGGCGCGATCCGCTTCCACGACTGGCGGGCCGCGTACGACGCGCACGCCCACCTGCCCAACGTGGCCCGCTTCCGGGAGCAGGCCGACGGGCTGGTCGCGTTGCTCGCCGCCCACGCGCCGGACGAGACGCAGCAGCGTGACCTGGACTTCCTGCTCACCATCGGCCAGCTCTTCGCGCTCGTCGTCTACGGCCAGCTGATCCTGGAGCAGGCCGAGCTGACCGGCCTCGACGCGGCCCTGCGCGACGAGATCTTCGACCTGCTGGTCCGGGACTTCTCCGGGTACGCCACCGAGCTGCACGGCAAGGCGGCCACCACCGACGAGCAGGCCGCCTGGGCGCTCGCCCACGTCCGCCGGCCGGTGGTCGACGCCGACCGCACGGCCCGGGTGTGGCAGCGGGTGGTCGACCTGGCCGGCGCGTACGAGATGCGACAGTGA